Proteins encoded in a region of the Rhizobium sp. CC-YZS058 genome:
- a CDS encoding AMP nucleosidase: MDTRIPSPAALPVASPEPFTPQTFTDPVAAVDALSALYERNTGFLVEAFTALAKDRPLTRTRACYPQVSIETGSFGHIDSRLSYGHVTAPGVYTTTITRPRLFRHYLKEQLGLLVRNHGVGITVSESSVPIPLHFAFEEGAHVEASMAEAIELPLRDLFDTPDLSTTDDEIANGAYEPGPGEPFPLAPFTAQRIDYSLARLSHYTATSARHFQNFVLFSNYQFYIDEFCLWARKQMAEGGNGYTEFVEPGNITTKAGSDQPDSDLALARLPQMPAYHIKKKGHGGITVVNIGVGPSNAKTITDHIAVLRPHAWLMLGHCAGLRNSQRLGDYVLAHAYVREDHVLDDDLPVWVPIPALAEVQLALEGAVAETTGFEGYDLKRIMRTGTVATIDNRNWELRDQRGPVKRLSQSRAIALDMESATIAANGFRFRVPYGTLLCVSDKPLHGELKLPGMATAFYKTQVSQHLQIGIRALEKLAAMPPEKLHSRKLRSFFETAFQ; this comes from the coding sequence ATGGACACACGAATCCCCTCGCCCGCCGCCCTTCCCGTCGCCTCGCCGGAGCCCTTTACGCCGCAGACCTTCACCGATCCGGTGGCGGCGGTGGATGCGCTGTCGGCGCTGTATGAGCGCAACACCGGCTTTCTCGTCGAGGCCTTCACGGCGCTGGCGAAAGACCGGCCTCTGACGCGCACCCGCGCCTGCTATCCGCAGGTTTCGATCGAGACGGGGAGCTTCGGCCACATCGATTCGCGTCTCTCCTATGGCCACGTGACGGCGCCGGGCGTCTATACGACGACGATCACCCGGCCGCGGCTCTTCCGGCACTATTTGAAGGAACAGCTGGGGCTTCTGGTGCGCAACCATGGCGTCGGCATCACCGTGTCGGAATCGAGCGTGCCGATCCCGCTGCACTTTGCCTTCGAGGAAGGGGCGCATGTCGAGGCCTCGATGGCCGAGGCGATCGAGCTGCCGCTGCGCGATCTCTTCGACACGCCCGATCTTTCCACCACGGACGACGAGATCGCCAACGGCGCCTATGAGCCCGGTCCCGGCGAGCCCTTCCCGCTCGCGCCCTTCACCGCCCAGCGCATCGACTATTCGCTGGCCCGCCTCAGCCATTACACGGCCACCAGCGCCCGGCATTTCCAGAACTTCGTGCTGTTTTCCAACTACCAGTTCTATATCGACGAATTCTGCCTCTGGGCCCGCAAGCAGATGGCCGAGGGCGGCAATGGCTATACGGAGTTCGTCGAGCCCGGCAATATCACCACCAAGGCCGGGTCGGACCAGCCGGACAGCGACCTGGCGCTTGCCCGCCTGCCGCAGATGCCGGCCTACCACATCAAGAAAAAGGGCCATGGCGGCATCACGGTCGTCAATATCGGCGTCGGCCCCTCCAATGCCAAGACGATCACCGACCATATCGCCGTGCTGCGCCCGCATGCCTGGCTGATGCTCGGCCATTGCGCCGGTCTGCGCAACAGCCAGCGGCTCGGCGATTACGTGCTCGCCCATGCCTATGTGCGCGAAGACCATGTGCTCGACGACGACCTGCCGGTCTGGGTGCCGATCCCGGCGCTTGCGGAAGTGCAGCTGGCGCTGGAAGGCGCGGTGGCCGAAACCACCGGTTTCGAAGGCTATGACCTGAAGCGCATCATGCGCACCGGTACCGTGGCGACGATCGACAACCGCAACTGGGAGCTGCGCGACCAGCGCGGCCCGGTCAAGCGCCTGTCGCAGTCGCGCGCCATCGCGCTCGACATGGAATCGGCCACCATCGCCGCCAACGGCTTCCGCTTTCGCGTGCCCTACGGCACGCTGCTCTGCGTCTCCGACAAGCCGCTGCATGGCGAGCTGAAGCTGCCGGGCATGGCCACCGCCTTTTACAAGACCCAGGTCAGCCAGCATTTGCAGATCGGCATCCGGGCGCTCGAAAAACTGGCCGCCATGCCGCCCGAAAAACTCCATTCCCGCAAACTCCGCAGCTTCTTCGAAACGGCGTTTCAATAG
- a CDS encoding M15 family metallopeptidase produces the protein MPKYSSTTALGPDRASLNGALIGARNKTMLSLIGNPRGTYDDQCRWPTNKRVLDLVIQRDVGPFKVAGLRPAVETLEQILVDIRQHEPEIYAVLGTAGMLCCRRVRGSATAISNHAWGTAIDLTVEGVLDKRGDGRAQIGLQAIAKYFNAHSFFWGAAFPTEDSMHFEASDQLIRQWHGEGRFGDARPQVTQEIFELGDRSEAVRTLQQRLNLVLGLDLDADGIFGPSTRAAVMEFQRTRGTPITGALLPADVEALAA, from the coding sequence ATGCCCAAATACTCATCCACCACCGCGCTCGGCCCTGACCGAGCCTCCCTGAATGGTGCGCTGATCGGCGCGCGGAACAAGACGATGCTGTCGTTGATTGGCAATCCGCGCGGCACCTATGACGACCAGTGCCGCTGGCCGACGAACAAGAGGGTGCTGGATCTTGTAATTCAGCGCGATGTCGGTCCGTTCAAGGTAGCCGGCCTCAGGCCCGCCGTCGAGACGCTCGAGCAGATTCTTGTCGATATCCGCCAGCATGAGCCGGAGATCTATGCCGTGCTCGGGACGGCCGGCATGCTCTGCTGCCGGAGGGTGCGCGGCAGCGCGACGGCGATCAGCAACCACGCCTGGGGAACGGCGATCGACCTGACGGTCGAAGGCGTGCTGGACAAGCGCGGCGACGGGCGCGCCCAGATCGGCCTTCAGGCGATCGCCAAATATTTCAACGCCCATTCCTTCTTCTGGGGCGCCGCCTTCCCCACCGAGGATTCGATGCATTTCGAAGCCTCTGATCAGCTCATCCGACAGTGGCATGGCGAGGGCCGCTTCGGGGACGCTCGACCGCAGGTGACGCAGGAAATTTTTGAGCTCGGCGACCGCAGCGAGGCGGTGCGGACGCTGCAGCAGCGGCTCAATCTTGTCCTCGGCCTGGATCTCGATGCCGACGGCATTTTCGGGCCGTCGACGCGTGCTGCAGTCATGGAATTCCAGAGAACGCGCGGCACGCCGATTACCGGCGCCCTGCTTCCGGCGGACGTCGAGGCGCTGGCAGCCTGA
- a CDS encoding diacylglycerol kinase family protein: MKLKAIFNRDGGTFRTTDMEDYTAKVTQVFHDAGHEIEVAVVAGKEMEGVLEKTARRDDLDAMIAGGGDGTISGAAAVAWKSGIPLGIVPAGTMNLFARSLKLPLDIVAVLDVLAQGHVIDADIGSANGRAFVHQFSMGLHARMVRYRESYSFASRLGKISASTRAAIGVIFNPPRFKIDFEIDGVRERRKVSALSVSNNHFGANSLMYADSVNGGHLGFYTAPPLKPAGVARLTFDILRGKFRESALITEMSVTNVTLHFPDANHKINCVMDGELLPLRGDVDLRVHAGELKLLAGQQDMQPSP; this comes from the coding sequence ATGAAGCTGAAAGCCATTTTCAACCGCGACGGCGGCACCTTCCGGACGACCGACATGGAGGACTATACCGCCAAGGTCACCCAGGTCTTCCATGATGCGGGCCACGAAATCGAGGTGGCGGTGGTCGCCGGCAAGGAGATGGAGGGCGTGCTGGAGAAGACGGCACGGCGCGACGATCTCGACGCCATGATCGCCGGCGGCGGCGACGGCACGATCTCGGGCGCGGCGGCCGTTGCCTGGAAATCGGGCATTCCGCTCGGCATCGTGCCGGCCGGCACGATGAATCTCTTTGCCCGCTCTCTTAAGCTTCCTCTTGATATTGTTGCGGTTCTGGACGTCCTGGCCCAGGGCCATGTCATCGACGCCGATATCGGCAGCGCCAATGGCCGCGCCTTTGTCCACCAGTTCTCCATGGGCCTGCATGCGCGCATGGTGCGCTACCGGGAGTCCTACAGCTTCGCCTCGCGGCTCGGCAAGATTTCGGCCAGCACGCGGGCGGCGATCGGCGTCATCTTCAACCCGCCGCGCTTCAAGATAGATTTCGAGATCGACGGGGTGCGCGAACGGCGCAAGGTGTCGGCGCTCTCCGTGTCCAACAACCACTTCGGCGCCAACTCGCTGATGTATGCCGACAGCGTCAATGGCGGGCATCTGGGCTTCTACACGGCGCCGCCGCTCAAGCCCGCCGGCGTCGCCCGCCTGACCTTCGACATTCTGCGGGGCAAGTTCCGCGAGAGCGCCTTGATCACCGAGATGAGCGTGACGAATGTCACGCTGCATTTCCCGGATGCCAACCACAAGATAAACTGCGTCATGGATGGCGAGCTTCTGCCGCTGCGTGGCGATGTCGATTTGCGCGTGCATGCGGGCGAGCTGAAGCTGCTCGCCGGGCAGCAGGACATGCAGCCCTCGCCCTGA
- a CDS encoding DoxX family protein, translated as MSITTLITSRWFGLAARIALTFMFWASGLAKLIDFDTAMAEMAHFGLSPAAPIALAVALTQLVGSALIIANRWTWLGAGMLGVFTALTIPIAHNFWTMDEPMRSVEFYVAVEHLTVIGALMVVAWKSAPERRPVATSDSGLVRV; from the coding sequence ATGTCCATCACCACCCTTATCACCTCCCGCTGGTTCGGCCTTGCCGCGCGCATCGCGCTGACCTTCATGTTCTGGGCAAGTGGCCTGGCGAAACTCATTGATTTCGACACCGCCATGGCGGAGATGGCGCATTTCGGCCTGTCGCCGGCGGCCCCCATCGCGCTCGCGGTCGCGCTGACGCAGTTGGTGGGTTCGGCTTTGATCATCGCCAATCGCTGGACCTGGCTCGGCGCCGGCATGCTCGGCGTCTTCACCGCGCTGACCATCCCGATCGCCCACAATTTCTGGACCATGGACGAGCCGATGCGCAGCGTCGAGTTCTATGTGGCGGTGGAGCACCTGACGGTGATCGGCGCGCTCATGGTCGTCGCCTGGAAATCGGCGCCGGAACGCCGGCCGGTCGCGACCTCAGACTCCGGGCTCGTGCGCGTTTGA
- a CDS encoding L,D-transpeptidase, whose product MSMSRRGLLLGMSALLAGCAQTGPNYRQLYAARPDETFPLPAMPLERIKPELRRQEVAFETAYAPGTIVVDTPMRRLYYVLGDGRAMRYGIGVGREGYALSGSATIGRKAEWPSWTPTPNMIRRDPDRNLRYAGGLPGGLNNPLGARAIYLYRDGRDTMFRIHGTNQPQSIGLAMSSGCVRMLNHDVIDLYDRVTPGSRVVVLQA is encoded by the coding sequence ATGTCCATGTCACGCCGCGGCCTTCTCTTGGGGATGTCTGCCCTTCTGGCTGGGTGCGCGCAGACCGGGCCGAACTATCGGCAGCTGTACGCCGCCCGGCCGGACGAGACTTTTCCCCTGCCGGCCATGCCGCTGGAGCGGATCAAGCCGGAGTTGCGCCGCCAGGAGGTGGCGTTCGAAACAGCCTATGCGCCGGGGACGATCGTTGTCGATACGCCGATGCGCCGGCTCTACTATGTGCTCGGCGACGGCCGCGCCATGCGCTACGGCATCGGCGTCGGGCGGGAAGGCTATGCGCTTTCCGGCAGCGCCACTATAGGCCGCAAGGCGGAATGGCCGAGCTGGACGCCGACGCCCAACATGATCCGCCGCGATCCCGACCGCAATCTGCGTTACGCCGGCGGCCTGCCGGGCGGCCTCAACAATCCGCTCGGTGCCCGCGCCATCTATCTCTACCGCGATGGGCGCGACACGATGTTCCGCATCCACGGGACGAACCAGCCGCAATCGATCGGGCTTGCCATGTCGAGCGGCTGCGTGCGCATGCTCAACCATGATGTGATCGACCTCTATGATCGGGTGACGCCCGGCAGCCGCGTGGTCGTGCTCCAGGCCTGA
- a CDS encoding type II toxin-antitoxin system VapB family antitoxin has translation MRTTVTIDDTLLADAREATGLSETPDLIRAGLEALVQLEAARRLIALGGTAPNAVAPPRRRFDPV, from the coding sequence ATGCGAACGACGGTCACCATTGATGACACACTGCTTGCCGATGCGCGCGAAGCGACGGGCCTCAGCGAGACTCCGGATTTGATCAGGGCCGGACTGGAGGCGCTCGTGCAGCTTGAAGCAGCGCGCCGCCTGATCGCGCTTGGCGGAACAGCGCCGAACGCCGTCGCTCCACCCCGGCGCCGTTTCGATCCGGTCTAA
- a CDS encoding type II toxin-antitoxin system VapC family toxin, giving the protein MILVDTSIWIDHIRSSDAMLSALLTARQVTVHPFVLGELALGTASVTSQGLLDLASLPSIVMMQDADVLRAIRSLALSGSGIGYVDAHLVLSVAVSIGHRLWTRDKRLHAVATRLNVAYEATLQ; this is encoded by the coding sequence ATGATCCTCGTCGACACGTCGATCTGGATCGACCATATCCGCTCAAGCGATGCGATGTTAAGCGCTCTGCTCACAGCGCGGCAGGTAACCGTTCACCCGTTCGTTCTGGGTGAACTCGCCTTGGGCACAGCATCGGTTACAAGTCAGGGGCTTCTAGACCTGGCAAGCCTTCCATCCATTGTGATGATGCAGGACGCGGATGTGCTTCGCGCGATCCGATCCTTGGCTCTGTCAGGTTCAGGGATCGGCTATGTCGATGCTCATCTGGTGCTTTCCGTTGCGGTCAGCATCGGGCACCGGCTCTGGACGCGGGACAAACGGCTCCACGCTGTCGCGACACGACTGAACGTCGCCTATGAGGCGACGCTGCAATAG
- a CDS encoding electron transfer flavoprotein-ubiquinone oxidoreductase: MVEVDLPERESMEFDVVIVGAGPAGLSAAIRLKQVNPDLSVVVLEKGAEVGAHILSGAVVDPAGMDALLPGWRAEADHPFKTEVTADHFLVLGPAGSLRLPNVLMPPLMGNHGNYIVSLGNVCRWLATKAEALGVEIYPGFAASELLFDDAGAVIGVATGDMGIEKSGEPGPNFARGMALLGKYVLIGEGVRGSLAKQLIARFDLAKDREPQKFGIGIKELWQVKPEHHRQGLVQHSFGWPLDLATGGGSFLYHMEDNQVVVGFVVHLNYKNPYLSPFEEFQRFKTHPSIRGVFEGGKRISYGARAITEGGYQSVPKLTFPGGALIGCSAGFVNVPRIKGSHNAVLSGMLAAEKIAAAIAAGRQNDEVAEIEAEWRAGPIGRDLKRVRNVKPLWSRFGTALGVAMGGIDMWINQIFGSSPFTLRHGKTDAASLEPAARHRPIAYPKPDGVLTFDRLSSVFLSNTNHEEDQPVHLKVKDMELQKRSEHDVYAGPSARYCPAGVYEWVEKDGNPAFVINAQNCVHCKTCDIKDPNGNIIWVPPQGGEGPVYPNM, encoded by the coding sequence ATGGTTGAGGTGGATCTGCCCGAACGCGAGAGCATGGAGTTCGACGTCGTCATCGTCGGCGCCGGCCCGGCGGGGCTCTCCGCCGCGATCCGCCTGAAACAGGTCAATCCGGATCTGTCGGTCGTCGTGCTGGAGAAGGGCGCCGAGGTCGGCGCGCATATCCTCTCCGGCGCCGTGGTCGATCCGGCCGGCATGGATGCCTTGCTGCCCGGCTGGCGCGCGGAGGCCGATCACCCGTTCAAGACGGAGGTGACGGCCGATCACTTCCTCGTTCTCGGCCCCGCCGGCTCGCTGCGCCTGCCGAACGTGCTGATGCCGCCGCTGATGGGCAATCACGGCAATTACATCGTCTCGCTCGGCAATGTCTGTCGGTGGCTCGCGACCAAAGCCGAGGCGCTCGGCGTCGAGATCTATCCAGGCTTTGCCGCGAGCGAGCTGCTCTTTGACGATGCCGGCGCAGTGATCGGCGTCGCGACCGGCGATATGGGTATCGAGAAGAGCGGAGAGCCGGGGCCGAACTTTGCGCGCGGCATGGCGCTGCTCGGCAAATATGTGCTGATCGGCGAAGGTGTGCGCGGCTCGCTCGCCAAGCAGCTGATCGCCCGCTTCGATCTCGCCAAGGACCGGGAACCGCAGAAATTCGGCATCGGCATCAAGGAACTCTGGCAGGTGAAGCCCGAGCATCATCGCCAGGGCCTCGTGCAGCACTCCTTCGGCTGGCCGCTCGATCTCGCCACCGGCGGCGGCTCCTTCCTCTACCACATGGAAGACAATCAGGTCGTCGTCGGCTTCGTCGTCCATCTGAACTACAAGAACCCCTATCTCTCGCCCTTCGAGGAATTCCAGCGTTTCAAGACGCATCCGAGCATCCGCGGGGTCTTCGAGGGCGGCAAGCGCATTTCCTATGGCGCACGCGCCATCACCGAAGGCGGCTACCAATCGGTGCCGAAACTGACCTTCCCCGGCGGCGCGCTGATTGGCTGCTCGGCCGGCTTCGTCAACGTGCCGCGCATCAAGGGCAGCCACAATGCCGTGCTCTCCGGCATGCTGGCGGCCGAGAAGATCGCTGCGGCCATCGCCGCCGGTCGTCAGAACGACGAGGTGGCCGAAATCGAAGCCGAGTGGCGCGCAGGCCCCATCGGCCGCGATCTCAAGCGGGTGCGCAACGTCAAGCCGCTCTGGTCGCGGTTCGGCACGGCGCTGGGCGTCGCCATGGGCGGCATCGATATGTGGATCAACCAGATCTTCGGCAGCTCGCCCTTCACGCTCAGGCACGGCAAGACCGATGCCGCGAGCCTGGAGCCCGCCGCCCGGCACCGGCCGATCGCCTATCCGAAGCCGGATGGCGTGCTCACCTTCGACCGTCTGTCCTCCGTGTTCCTGTCCAACACCAACCACGAGGAGGACCAGCCGGTTCACCTCAAGGTCAAGGACATGGAGCTCCAGAAGCGCTCCGAGCACGATGTCTATGCCGGTCCTTCGGCCCGCTATTGCCCGGCCGGGGTGTATGAATGGGTGGAAAAGGACGGCAACCCCGCCTTCGTCATCAACGCGCAGAACTGCGTCCACTGCAAGACCTGCGACATCAAGGACCCGAACGGCAACATCATCTGGGTCCCGCCGCAGGGCGGGGAAGGGCCGGTCTATCCGAATATGTGA
- a CDS encoding putative bifunctional diguanylate cyclase/phosphodiesterase, whose protein sequence is MVLQEQARLIRENSIPALIGTQLSMGFVALNTWMHEPRREVMIAFFLFSLLQFGRTGYILLADRKGLVDRRPDIFIFWGSIGSFSTGFCWMVTPFLCWSIGGGWAGVTATISVAGVSAGAVLLSASRATYALLYAMPALFGSFILFLLQNSSDGYVLAIATVLFGLLMTVCAFRSEALVVRNIRLAFERSRLVSSLEIANQRAQAAVQQFEFLAMHDPLTGLLNRSAIGDQFQARIGEAVVSGTRVGVMVLDLDHFKQINDLFGHPVGDRLLVEAAARIKSVLRSDALVGRLGGDEFAIVFDMTTSEVGTIAQSLIDVMSAPFPLGGRPVNVGLSIGVALCPDHGETIDLLMSRADIALYAAKHAGRLRWAMFSDRLGDRARDEQEIEAELRVALRSGQIRYHYQPQVAVTDRRLIGLEALLRWDHPVRGRIPPNEVIAAAQRSNQVEALIGCALKDACLMLRRLDAAGHGDVRVALNISPRDFELCNVAALVETALLNHQVSAARLEIEITEDAILEGEMGGPQLERLERLGVPLAVDDFGVGYSSIARLKDLKIDRLKIDRRFVIDIERSQSVRMLFEAIAAVGRSLKIELLAEGIENIEQLQVIAALGCDVAQGFLFAPALSPDDAIAWLTREQPRIAV, encoded by the coding sequence GTGGTCCTGCAGGAGCAAGCCCGGCTGATCCGGGAAAATTCGATTCCTGCGCTGATCGGGACGCAGCTGTCGATGGGTTTCGTTGCGCTCAATACCTGGATGCACGAGCCGCGTCGCGAGGTCATGATCGCCTTCTTCCTGTTCTCCCTGCTGCAGTTCGGGCGAACGGGGTATATTCTGCTTGCCGATCGAAAGGGTCTGGTCGACCGCAGACCGGACATTTTCATTTTCTGGGGGTCGATCGGCAGCTTCTCGACAGGCTTCTGCTGGATGGTGACGCCGTTCCTTTGCTGGTCCATCGGCGGCGGCTGGGCGGGCGTTACGGCCACCATCTCCGTCGCCGGCGTTTCCGCCGGGGCGGTCCTGCTCAGCGCCTCGCGCGCCACCTACGCGCTGCTCTACGCCATGCCGGCGCTGTTCGGGTCGTTTATCCTGTTTCTCTTGCAGAATTCTTCCGACGGCTATGTGCTGGCCATCGCCACGGTCCTTTTCGGTCTGCTGATGACCGTCTGCGCCTTTCGTTCGGAAGCGCTGGTCGTCCGCAACATTCGCCTGGCCTTTGAGCGCAGCCGCCTCGTGTCCTCGCTGGAAATCGCCAACCAGCGCGCCCAGGCCGCCGTGCAGCAATTCGAGTTCCTGGCCATGCACGACCCGCTGACGGGGCTGCTCAACCGCTCGGCGATCGGCGATCAATTTCAGGCGCGGATCGGCGAAGCTGTGGTCAGCGGGACGCGCGTCGGCGTCATGGTGCTCGATCTCGACCACTTCAAGCAGATCAACGACCTGTTCGGCCATCCGGTCGGCGACCGGCTGCTTGTCGAGGCGGCGGCCCGCATCAAGTCCGTCCTGCGATCCGACGCCCTTGTCGGGCGGCTGGGGGGCGATGAGTTCGCGATCGTTTTCGACATGACGACCAGCGAGGTGGGAACGATCGCCCAGTCGCTGATCGACGTCATGTCCGCGCCCTTTCCGCTCGGGGGGCGGCCGGTCAATGTCGGGCTCAGCATCGGCGTTGCACTCTGCCCGGACCATGGGGAAACGATCGATCTTTTGATGTCGCGCGCCGATATCGCGCTCTATGCCGCCAAACATGCGGGACGCCTGCGCTGGGCCATGTTCAGCGATCGGCTGGGCGACCGGGCGCGCGACGAACAGGAGATCGAGGCCGAACTGCGGGTGGCGCTGCGCAGCGGGCAGATCCGCTACCACTACCAGCCCCAGGTGGCGGTCACCGACCGCCGGCTGATCGGTCTCGAAGCGCTGCTGCGCTGGGACCATCCGGTACGCGGCCGCATCCCGCCGAACGAGGTGATCGCCGCCGCCCAGCGCTCCAACCAGGTCGAGGCGCTGATCGGCTGCGCGCTCAAGGATGCCTGTCTCATGCTTCGCCGGCTGGATGCCGCCGGCCATGGCGATGTGCGGGTCGCGCTCAACATCAGCCCGCGCGACTTCGAGCTTTGCAATGTCGCCGCGCTTGTCGAGACGGCGCTGCTGAATCACCAGGTGTCGGCCGCGAGGCTGGAAATCGAGATCACCGAGGACGCCATTCTCGAGGGCGAGATGGGCGGGCCGCAGCTGGAGCGTCTGGAGCGGCTCGGTGTGCCGCTGGCGGTCGATGATTTCGGCGTCGGCTATTCCTCGATCGCCCGGCTGAAGGACCTCAAGATCGACCGGCTGAAGATCGACCGGCGCTTCGTCATCGACATCGAGCGCTCTCAGTCCGTGCGCATGCTGTTCGAAGCCATCGCGGCTGTCGGCCGCAGCTTGAAGATCGAGCTCTTGGCCGAAGGCATCGAGAACATCGAGCAGTTGCAGGTGATCGCCGCGCTTGGCTGCGATGTGGCGCAGGGCTTCCTGTTCGCGCCCGCTTTGTCGCCCGACGATGCCATCGCCTGGCTGACGCGCGAGCAGCCCCGCATCGCGGTTTGA
- a CDS encoding Hsp70 family protein, producing the protein MRHALGFDFGTTNSVLAHVEDGQTQAVAFDSPAGRFDSMRTALSFRKHDALGAAALQVEAGQAAIRQFIDNPGEVRFLQSIKTFAASPLFQGTLVHARRQSFEDLMQAFVARLSDYADGALAASGRRIVVGRPVRYAGANPDDALALGRYQAALERLGYRDIHYVYEPVAAAFYFAQGLTRDATVLVADFGGGTTDYSLIRFETHAGRLSATPIGHSGVGVAGDHFDFRIIDHLVSPLIGKGSRFRSFDKVLDVPSGYYANFGRWNQLSIFKTLKDFADLKHLVRASLEPEKLEAFVDLIEHDEGYPLYQAVSATKMRLSAEEETEFFFAPLGERSRQRVKRADFEAWIAPDLARIEAALDEVLERTQTPAGAIDKVFLTGGTSFVPAIRRLFETRFARDRIESGGELLSIAHGLALIGERDDLERWTAGAA; encoded by the coding sequence ATGCGCCACGCCCTCGGCTTTGACTTCGGCACCACCAATTCCGTTCTCGCCCATGTGGAGGACGGCCAGACGCAGGCCGTCGCCTTCGACAGTCCGGCAGGCCGGTTCGACAGCATGCGCACGGCGCTGTCCTTCAGGAAGCATGATGCGCTGGGCGCCGCGGCCCTGCAGGTGGAGGCCGGCCAGGCGGCGATCCGCCAGTTCATCGACAATCCGGGCGAGGTGCGCTTTCTCCAGTCGATCAAGACCTTCGCCGCGAGCCCGCTCTTTCAAGGAACGCTGGTCCATGCCCGGCGGCAGAGCTTCGAGGATCTGATGCAGGCCTTCGTCGCCCGGCTTTCCGACTATGCGGATGGCGCGCTCGCCGCCTCCGGCCGGCGCATCGTCGTCGGCCGCCCGGTGCGCTATGCCGGCGCCAATCCGGACGATGCTCTCGCGCTTGGCCGCTACCAGGCCGCGCTGGAGCGCCTCGGCTATCGCGATATCCACTATGTCTACGAACCCGTGGCGGCTGCCTTCTATTTCGCGCAGGGGCTGACGCGCGACGCCACCGTCCTCGTCGCCGATTTCGGCGGCGGCACGACGGACTATTCGCTGATCCGCTTCGAAACCCATGCCGGACGCCTGAGCGCCACGCCGATCGGCCATTCGGGCGTCGGCGTCGCCGGCGACCATTTCGACTTCCGCATCATCGATCATCTGGTCTCGCCGCTGATCGGCAAGGGCAGCCGCTTCCGCTCCTTCGACAAGGTGCTGGACGTGCCCTCCGGCTACTACGCCAATTTCGGCCGCTGGAACCAGCTTTCCATCTTCAAGACGCTGAAGGATTTCGCCGATCTTAAGCACCTGGTGCGCGCCTCGCTGGAGCCGGAAAAGCTGGAGGCCTTCGTGGACCTGATCGAGCATGACGAAGGCTATCCGCTCTACCAGGCTGTCTCGGCCACCAAGATGCGCCTCTCCGCCGAAGAGGAAACGGAGTTCTTCTTCGCCCCACTCGGCGAGCGCAGCCGGCAGCGCGTGAAGCGCGCCGACTTCGAGGCCTGGATCGCCCCGGATCTCGCCCGCATCGAGGCGGCGCTGGACGAGGTGCTGGAGAGGACGCAGACGCCGGCCGGCGCCATCGACAAGGTGTTCCTCACCGGCGGCACCTCCTTCGTTCCGGCGATCCGCCGGCTGTTCGAGACCCGCTTTGCCCGTGACCGGATCGAAAGCGGCGGCGAACTCCTGTCGATCGCCCACGGCCTGGCGCTGATCGGCGAACGCGACGATCTGGAGCGCTGGACGGCTGGTGCGGCGTGA
- a CDS encoding uracil-DNA glycosylase → MTDIETMSPAELAALLHFHADAGVEWLVEEDPIDRIAAFAAARAAQPVREAQGSPPALPQKQAARKQATEESKPAGARRVAVAVPDEQAIAEARFAASAAQTLIDLRQAMEGFTSCNLRNSARSLVFAEGDPALGLMIVGPAPTGEDDREGRPFTGRHGEMLERMLAAIGLAREAVVLTHVIPWRPPGNRVPSAREMEICRPFIERQIALARPRLLLAMGNFAARFLFGGQETIHETRGSWRRVAAGGHEVETLATLHPQDLLSAPICKRLAWEDLRLVQAALAKAALAKPASAG, encoded by the coding sequence ATGACCGACATCGAGACGATGAGCCCGGCGGAATTGGCCGCCCTTCTGCATTTCCACGCCGATGCCGGGGTGGAATGGCTCGTCGAAGAGGATCCGATCGACCGCATCGCCGCCTTCGCCGCCGCCCGCGCCGCGCAGCCCGTGCGGGAGGCGCAAGGCTCGCCGCCAGCGCTGCCGCAAAAACAGGCAGCCCGCAAACAGGCGACCGAGGAGAGCAAGCCCGCCGGCGCCCGCCGCGTGGCCGTCGCCGTGCCGGATGAACAGGCGATCGCCGAAGCCCGGTTTGCCGCCAGCGCCGCCCAGACGCTCATCGATCTTCGCCAGGCGATGGAAGGGTTTACGAGCTGCAACCTGCGCAACAGCGCCCGCAGCCTCGTCTTTGCCGAAGGTGACCCGGCGCTGGGCCTGATGATCGTTGGTCCCGCCCCGACCGGCGAGGACGACCGCGAAGGCCGCCCCTTTACCGGCCGGCACGGCGAGATGCTGGAGCGCATGCTGGCGGCAATCGGCCTGGCGCGCGAGGCGGTGGTTCTGACCCATGTCATCCCCTGGCGGCCGCCCGGCAACCGCGTGCCTTCCGCCCGCGAAATGGAGATCTGCCGCCCCTTCATCGAACGGCAGATCGCGCTGGCCAGGCCGCGCCTTCTGCTCGCCATGGGCAATTTCGCCGCCCGCTTCCTCTTCGGCGGCCAGGAGACCATTCACGAGACGCGCGGCAGCTGGCGCCGCGTGGCGGCCGGCGGCCACGAGGTGGAGACGCTCGCCACCCTCCACCCGCAGGACCTGCTCTCCGCCCCCATCTGCAAGCGGCTGGCCTGGGAGGACCTGAGGCTGGTTCAGGCCGCGCTCGCCAAGGCCGCGCTCGCCAAGCCCGCCTCCGCAGGCTGA